The genomic stretch TGTTTATTAACTACCAGGGTCGCCCGGTAAGGCCGTGGCTGACTGCTTGGCAGGATGTTGCCACAAGGGTATTGACAGGGGTTACGCTTTCTCTGCAGGCAAATGGAAGGACTATTGCTATGGCCCTTCGGCACGGCATTTTAAAAAAGAAGTTATCCGGATGGGATTCCGGTCTAAGTAATCCCATGGCGCATGCGTTAACTTCCCTCGGGTGGGATATGGATGAACTGAGCGATCGCGCAGGAGCCCAACTTCCCTATTACGGAATACCTCAGGCGCTATATATCGACAACGGAAAAGATTATATTTCACAGATTAAAAAAGGCCGTAAGAGCGAGGATTGGGAATACAGCCGGGAGGTGCGCAGCGCCTGCGAAATATTAAGTATAAAGCCTGTGTTTGCAACGGCGTATAGCCCTTGGGCAAAGGGCCACGTAGAGCGGTGGTTTGGTACTATGACCGACCAGTTTGCCAGATATCTACCTGGTTACTGTGGCAGCGATAACAAAAAGCGCCCGCATGGTTTAAATGAAAAGAAAATGTGCGAGCGCGGTGAGTTGTTGACGCTGGAAGAGTTGTATCTAATGTTGGAATTCTATATTGATATCTACCATCAAACTGAGCATAGTTCACTGGGTATGTCTCCAGCTGCAAAGTACGAAATGACACCGCCGGTACGTGACGGCCTACCGGATGAGAGGACAATGGATATATGCCTAATGGACAGCGATAAAGTAAAAGTTAGCTCTTCCGGTATCCAGCGGTTTGGCACTAAGAGCAGGAGACGCTGGTATACGCACCCGGTCCTGGACGACTATGTGGGGCGCAAAGTAGTGATTAGATATGATCCTAACCGAATAGGTGAACTTTTAGTATTTGATCCAAGCACCGGTAAGTATGTTTGCACTGCTACCAACAAGGAGCTTTTAGACTGGGGAGCTTCCGAAGATGATCTAAAAGAATTTATCAAGAAGCGTTCACGGCGCAGAAAAGAGGTTAAAGCGCGCCTGGCTGAATGTCAGGATTTCGGCCTAGAAGTTGTTACAGCAAGCAGGCAGCAGGCCGGACCGGTACAAATCACCGGTGACACCACCGGTGATAAGGAAACGACCATGATAACCGGCATGGAAGAGGCCGCTAGGCGGTCAGGTAAGCGTGCTAAAAACAGCCCGCAAAAGAAAAAGGAGACAGCATCCGGCGGCAGGTTTGACGAGTGGATAAGGAAACTTGGAAGTCAGGCTTAGAAGATAAATTTACGAGGAGGTCAATTATATGTCTATGTTGCAAGCTGTGGAAACAACTATGGATGTAACTATGGAAAACTGGTCAAGGGAAAGAGAAGTTCTGCGTCAAGTTGTGACTGAGGAAGGGACAACAAAAGCTGATGTTGCCAGGGCGATTGGAGTTTCAAGAACGGTAGTTAGCCGGTATATAAATAACGATTATGGTGAAAGTGAGAAATTACGTAAGTCCGTTCGCGCTTATTTGATAAAAATAGGCCGATGGGAGGAAAAGCCGGAGGTGGCCGAGGGAGCCGCAGAACCCGAAACTGGCTTTATAACTAGCATAAACCACCTGGAGAACGTCTCCACAAGCGATAGCGAGAGGGTGTTGGGTATATGCCGGGCCTGTCGCGACAACCATGAATTTGGCATGATTACCGGTAACCCGGGCACTGGCAAAACTTTCACTCTGGATATGTACCGGCAGCAAGGTAATGGTATCGTGACCATCACCTGTGATGAGACAAGCACCGTAAAAAGCACTTTAGTCGAAATATCTGAGGAGCTGGGCCTTTCATCAAGGGGCACTTCCGCAAAGCTCATGAAAAAGATCATAAGAGAATTAAAAAGAAACCCACGCCTTTTAGTTTTTGATGAGGCTGACCTTTTACGGGGGCCGCGAGTATTGGAAGCTATACGGGCTATATATGATAAATCTAAATCAGCAGGAGTAGTTTTGTGTGGCAACCATGCCCTGGCGCAGCGCATCCTTGAATATGCCGAGGATCGCCCGGAAATGGCCCGCCTTCGGGACCGCATAGGATACTATCAGAAGTTGGGCGGGATATCAGAAGAAGAAGCCAGCAGATTCTTAGCCCACGTGAACGCTACTCCCGAAGCTAAAGAACTACTGACTTCTATAGGGCGGCAGCGAGGAATCAGGCAGCTGGTGAAGGCTTTGGGTCGTCTTTTGGACGTTACCCGAGGAGAACCAATCACCGGAGACCTGGTTGAGGAGCTAGGTCGTATAGTCCTAAGCTTCGCCTAAAACCCGGCCACCGCTAGGACAATAATAAAACATTTTAAAACCGATGTAAAGCTGGTTAGTTAACTAAGATTTTAATTTTGACGGCGGGCAGTCAACTATTGGTTATTTGGTTTTGCTGAATAGGCCCGGACACTCTTTGGTGGAGAGTGTCCAAACACCATTCAGATTACGGGTTTCGTCCAGCTTCAGGGGCTGGAGCTTCTGCCCGCAAATCTTGCAGGTATCTGCCATCGAATCACCTCCCTTCTTATGGAGGTAAAAAGTGAAAACACCTGCCCGCCGTCAATAATCTTTTTTTCTACCAGGTAAAACCAAAAACCTTTATAACCTATCCCCCCTCGCCCGGGTTGGCACCCGGAGCCTGATGAGGAGCCATACGAAAGGGGTGAAGGATTTGGCAATGAGTAATGAGTTAAAGGAGCGCTTTGAAAATTCTATCGTGCATGTGGACATCAAAACCGGAAGAGGTTTTTGTCGTCTGAGAGAGCATTGGAGCAAGGAAATGGTGACTACCTCCGGCTTTATTGAGTATAAGCCGAGAGCTATTAGTCCGGTAGATCACGCGCAAGCTTCTAATGATAGTACCTTAGTCTCTATGCTGCCACATGGTAGAAATACTAAAAAGGGCAACTGGACAGCCAAGGAACGAGCATATGTAGAGCAATTATTCGTACAAGGTTTGTCGGACGAGGAAATTGCCAAAAGATTAAACAGGACCGCTCTAGGTGTAAAGAAAATTAGGAGCGCCATGATCCGAAAAGCCGCAATGAATGGGCGCAGAATACCGAAGGCGGTGAGGTGTAGTGGATAAATCAAGAAACACGGTCAAGGCGGCCCTGACATGCGTTAGAGATGGCATGAGCT from Bacillota bacterium encodes the following:
- a CDS encoding LacI family DNA-binding transcriptional regulator, whose translation is MSMLQAVETTMDVTMENWSREREVLRQVVTEEGTTKADVARAIGVSRTVVSRYINNDYGESEKLRKSVRAYLIKIGRWEEKPEVAEGAAEPETGFITSINHLENVSTSDSERVLGICRACRDNHEFGMITGNPGTGKTFTLDMYRQQGNGIVTITCDETSTVKSTLVEISEELGLSSRGTSAKLMKKIIRELKRNPRLLVFDEADLLRGPRVLEAIRAIYDKSKSAGVVLCGNHALAQRILEYAEDRPEMARLRDRIGYYQKLGGISEEEASRFLAHVNATPEAKELLTSIGRQRGIRQLVKALGRLLDVTRGEPITGDLVEELGRIVLSFA
- a CDS encoding DDE-type integrase/transposase/recombinase, yielding MRVQVDEARQLEQEVWLTTSQAAALEGVTSRAVRKKAMVGEVVSKKAKACLGGGINGKGYLVALSSLSTPARRKYFDKYSRELQQQSEDVKDEKKDAPARTTDNLAEIEAKVGKQRFNKLLRQAERKVEAAKEYIEISDERGRAEKALEIAERYGVSRSTLYRWVDTYKKGGLAAMIKVPNLGKGTVRRAVEPEAERFIKSHWLQLNKPKAAHVHKKLKKFCDKTGLPYPSRATVYRVVEDIKKHEPDLVCLAREGEEAYEKKFAAKITRQNPEYRNQVWEGDHHIMDVFINYQGRPVRPWLTAWQDVATRVLTGVTLSLQANGRTIAMALRHGILKKKLSGWDSGLSNPMAHALTSLGWDMDELSDRAGAQLPYYGIPQALYIDNGKDYISQIKKGRKSEDWEYSREVRSACEILSIKPVFATAYSPWAKGHVERWFGTMTDQFARYLPGYCGSDNKKRPHGLNEKKMCERGELLTLEELYLMLEFYIDIYHQTEHSSLGMSPAAKYEMTPPVRDGLPDERTMDICLMDSDKVKVSSSGIQRFGTKSRRRWYTHPVLDDYVGRKVVIRYDPNRIGELLVFDPSTGKYVCTATNKELLDWGASEDDLKEFIKKRSRRRKEVKARLAECQDFGLEVVTASRQQAGPVQITGDTTGDKETTMITGMEEAARRSGKRAKNSPQKKKETASGGRFDEWIRKLGSQA